A part of Scleropages formosus chromosome 3, fSclFor1.1, whole genome shotgun sequence genomic DNA contains:
- the tom1 gene encoding target of Myb1 membrane trafficking protein yields the protein MELLIGSPFDSPVGQRIEQATNSTLESEDWALNMEICDIVNETEEGPKDAVKAIKKRIVGNKNFKEVMLTLTVLEACVKNCGHRFHVLVSAREFVEGVLVQAVMPKNNPPMVVHDRVLALIQAWADAFRSSASLTGVVSVYEDLRRKGVKFPMSTLNSASPIHTPHRTVPEGRSSVSVSAAAPDPRDAPVSPRHPISPSRKEGSLPFSPDQVELLRADLEVVRGNMALMSEMMNQLEPGRVQPSDTELLQQLYSVCLNMQGRLLKLIPVASDEKLMEELLVLNDELNGAFARYNGFQRRLSGQSPAEQTPSATYTNLVDLGPVPQALHQQEHAAVSTQQLEGRSAISMLSHQMTSLSAGHDDGRAVFTQAGNGSLPKRTESVRYIVPDERTGERLAEGLDSAVRNSGADDTQESTVLGSSPNFDWMVAKGMIPVSQANAMEDIEKWLADNVEECTTDNEGVTSEEFDRFLEERAKAGERLPPLSGAVLDTGRPQQQPHDQLFTR from the exons ACCTAAGGATGCCGTGAAAGCGATAAAGAAAAGGATTGTGGGTAACAAGAATTTCAAAGAAGTCATGCTGACACTGACG GTGCTGGAGGCATGTGTGAAGAATTGCGGACACAGGTTTCACGTGCTGGTGTCCGCGCGAGAGTTTGTGGAGGGGGTATTAGTTCAGGCCGTAATGCCCAAGAACAACCCGCCAATGGTGGTGCACGACAGGGTTCTGGCCCTCATACAG GCGTGGGCCGACGCCTTCCGCAGTTCCGCGTCTCTGACGGGTGTGGTCTCCGTGTATGAGGACCTGAGGCGGAAAGGGGTGAAGTTTCCCATGAGCACCTTGAACAGCGCATCCCCGATTCACACCCCGCATAGG ACCGTTCCGGAAGGCAGAtcatctgtctctgtgtctgctGCGGCCCCGGATCCCCGCGATGCCCCCGTGTCACCCCGGCATCCTATTTCACCGTCCAGAAAAGAGGGTTCCCTTCCGTTCTCTCCTGATCAG GTGGAACTGTTGAGAGCTGATCTGGAAGTGGTTCGGGGGAACATGGCGCTGATGTCGGAAATGATGAACCAGCTGGAACCGGGTCGGGTCCAGCCATCAGACACCGAGCTGCTGCAG CAGCTGTACTCGGTGTGCCTGAACATGCAGGGCCGTTTGCTGAAGCTCATCCCCGTAGCCAGTGACGAGAAGCTGATGGAAGAGCTGCTGGTGCTCAATGACGAGCTAAACGGTGCCTTTGCCCGCTACAATGG CTTCCAGAGACGTCTCAGCGGACAGAGTCCTGCTGAACAA ACCCCTTCAGCTACCTACACCAACCTTGTGGACCTCGGTCCTGTACCCCAAGCTTTGCATCAGCAGGAACACGCTGCTGTTTCCACCCAGCAGCTCGAAGGACGGTCGGCCATCAGCATGCTTTCCCACCAAATGACCAGCCTTA GTGCCGGGCACGATGACGGGCGTGCCGTGTTTACTCAGGCCGGGAATGGCTCGTTGCCCAAACGCACCGAGAG TGTGCGGTACATAGTCCCAGACGAACGGACTGGGGAGAGGTTGGCCGAAGGTCTGGACAGCGCTGTGCGAAATTCTGGAGCG GACGATACCCAAGAGTCCACAGTCCTCGGGTCCTCCCCTAACTTTGACTGGATGGTGGCGAAGGGAATG ATTCCTGTAAGTCAAGCAAATGCTATGGAAGACATTGAGAAGTGGCTTGCTGACAATGTG GAGGAATGTACAACTGACAATGAGGGCGTGACCAGTGAAG AGTTTGACAGGTTTCTGGAGGAGAGAGCAAAGGCTGGGGAGCGCCTCCCGCCCCTCAGCGGGGCCGTGCTGGACACGGGGCGCCCTCAGCAACAGCCGCACGACCAGCTTTTCACACGCTGA